A window of Miscanthus floridulus cultivar M001 chromosome 12, ASM1932011v1, whole genome shotgun sequence genomic DNA:
AGCGGTGCTGCCTTTGGCCGCCGCGGGAACGCCGCCGGCAGCACCGGGCAGTATGTCCTCGCGCTGCGTGCAGTTGAGGATCTGGCCGAAGAGGTCGTCGGTGGAGATGGGCGCCCAGTAGAACCTGCGCACCTGGATGCCCACGCGCTCGTCCGCCTTGGCGAAGTACGAGTCGTGGTACCGGGTCACCATGCCCCACACCGTGTTGCTCGGGTGGAACAGGTAGCGGCCGAGGTGGTGGAACACGACGTCGCGGCGCGGGAACATGCGCGCCAGCTCCGCCTCGTGCCGTGGCATCAGGAACAAGCCCGGCACGAAGTAGTTGTCCGACCGGAACACGAGCCACGGCACGGTCCGCAGCTTGGCCTGCACGTCGTCGCAGAAGAACTGCTGGTCGCGGTTGTCCTTGGTGTAGTCGTGCCGCAGGTGCACGTACAGCCACGGCGCCATGCCGGGATCCTCGCCGCGCCGCAGCACGGAGCCCAGGCTGTCGTGGTGCCACCAGTCGGTGAGCTTCTCGATGCCGCGGATAGGGAAGTCGTCCTTGTTGTCCTTGTCCGCCGCCGGCAGGATCCACGTCGAGCCCGGAAACGGCTCGCAGAAGAGGCCGTGGAGGTCGTCGCCGCTGCTGTGGAGGAGCAGGACGCGGTCGGTGAGCAGCGCGTAGAGGaaggtggaggtgatggagagGATGCGGTTGCCGAGGCCCTCGATCGGGGTCCACACGGCGTAGCTGCATGATCCGCCGGAGGCGGCGGAGGACGACGAAGTAGCAAAGGAGGCGTTTGCGCGCAGGAGCTCGACGGCGCGCGCGTAGGCTGGAGTGCCGGGGCCGCAGCGGCGGTGCAGCGACTCGTAGCGGCGCAGAGCGGAGACGATGTAGGAGGAAATAGCGTGCAGTGACGGCCGGCGGTAGAGCGCGGCGCTGTAGCGGCTGAGGCAGGAGCTGTCGTCGAAGTCCGGCGAGAGGAGGCCGCCTAGGAGCCGGTCGCTGGGATCCGGCACCGTCGCCAATGAACTACCACCGGTGCCTTGGTCGGACACTGCCATGCATGCAGAAAAGCAGGTGCTCCTTAAATTTCATGTACGTGTATATTATTGCTGACAGGGATACGATTATAGTAATGATTACCAACTGCTGCTTGTCATGTGGTTGCATGCTAATAATCACAAGAAATGTGAGTAATAAGCTAGcgagccatgcatgcatgcatgacacCGTGGGAGAGTACGTACGTACTCCTACGTACGTACCGGCTTTGAGGACGACGCGTACTCCGGCCGAGACCCAGGTACTGTTGGCGCCCGAGGGCGTCACCCGGAAGCCGAAGAGGACGACGGCCAGGAGCAGCGGGGCAAACACGGTCACCGCGATCACA
This region includes:
- the LOC136495422 gene encoding probable fucosyltransferase 7, whose protein sequence is MDQKKVMRSHSSPWRGLAARRRWCQAAARPTTVLVIAVTVFAPLLLAVVLFGFRVTPSGANSTWVSAGVRVVLKAVSDQGTGGSSLATVPDPSDRLLGGLLSPDFDDSSCLSRYSAALYRRPSLHAISSYIVSALRRYESLHRRCGPGTPAYARAVELLRANASFATSSSSAASGGSCSYAVWTPIEGLGNRILSITSTFLYALLTDRVLLLHSSGDDLHGLFCEPFPGSTWILPAADKDNKDDFPIRGIEKLTDWWHHDSLGSVLRRGEDPGMAPWLYVHLRHDYTKDNRDQQFFCDDVQAKLRTVPWLVFRSDNYFVPGLFLMPRHEAELARMFPRRDVVFHHLGRYLFHPSNTVWGMVTRYHDSYFAKADERVGIQVRRFYWAPISTDDLFGQILNCTQREDILPGAAGGVPAAAKGSTAGGQPGKQKAVLVVSLHGEYSEKLRDLYHEHGAAGGEAVSVYQPTHLGSQRSGEQEHNQKALAEMVLLSFSDAVVTSPVSTFGYVGQGLAGLRPWVLTSPVNKKAPADTPCRRAATIEPCFHAPLDYDCRAKAKGDAGRRVRHIRHCGDFPRGVQLVE